The sequence actgcagacatttcagaataagagtcacggtgtatttcgggatggtttataattattatttttttcctggtcattattgttattttgtttaaacaataaactgtatttaatttaatttctgtttaattcatagtaaactactgtatcttctgtcacaggaaggaaagactaagaacattatttgacacattattcaatatattttacaagtattatagttattaaagtagttattatagttaactaaacctaaaaccaaagaaatcttcattactttaaataaacattaactgaaataaaagataaatatataaaaatgtaaacttataaaaatgtaaacttaatagtttctaagctttagcttaacctgaggtattaaaataaacaaaaaataaaaagttatagacatttaaaagcaaaaactaaaagacataaacaaaaaattactaaaacttttaactaaaattacaatgaaagcaggaaaaactaaaaatcaaatctaatttttttttttaaatgaaatctataATAGTAGCCtacctcaatgataagtgtgtcaatccctgaaaagtactgaattttgctctttcacgtgtttttgcacttgaacggtcaaAAACCGTCCGCTTTGGTGAGCAAAGTACAGttgggtgaacataaacagtttggggaatatcagatgtacctatatcagtgtattggatctgtggaagcatttttattggaaatgcttaatgcttacaatttaactaaattagattttagtcgactaattctactgtagatttagtcgactaaaatcttatgatatttagtcgactaaaactagactaaaactaaaacaatttccaatgactaaaatatgactaaaactaaatggcattttagtcaaaagactatgactaaaactaaatcaaaatttgctgtcaaaattaacactgatatAAAGTCGATATGATGGACATTTGTGAATGATGCAACTGACTCTgttaggtcacatgataatgacaaaatggcggatgtagtacatACACTctcattaattcaaaataagtacctatcatcatgtttaaaatttaatgtttttcacTTTTACTAGGTTTAGGAAAAAATGTGATGAACTTCACGTCAACACAAAACTTTCTTTATTAATGCTGATGTACACAgttgttaaaaaaacaatatttcacatttacatccatcatttacaaaaatagcttTTCGTGCTGCTTACATCATTAACATAAAGTCgttcatatatataaaaatcaaacAGAAAAATGGTCGTGATCTACAGTCTGACGCATTCAGACTCGGGCGTGTCTGACGGCTCGGGCACGTCGATGGCGAACACTTGTTTATTAGCAGGGGGCGGAGTCTCGGGGCGACTGCCCACCCCTGAGTCCGGGCTGGGGGCGGGGTTTGCCGGCTCTCGCCCTGGATGGTACTTTTTCTCGATCTTCTGTAAGTCGCGGTTCTCCTCGCCGCAGGGCCTGAAGCGCTGGCGCGGGGCTCCGGGCGACGCGCCGTCCGCCTTCCCCTTGATCTTTTTGAAGCGTTTGAGTTTGACGGTGTCTTTTCCGTCGCCGCCGCAGGGCAGCAACACGCTCACGTCTTTGCGGAACTTGGAGCTCAGGCCGAAGTAGATGAGCGGGTTGTAGAAGCTTGCGGACTTGGCGAAGAGTCGCGTGAAGATGCTGGTGAGACTCGGCACGTGGAAACCCCACGCCGACCACATGGACACCACGGCGTACGGAGACCAGGCCAGGATGAACGCCGTGCAAATCACAATGGACACCTGAGACACAAACATGTTATTGATTTTAACACCTGAACTTCATCGGGaacaagaaaaatatatatatattcagactCACGATAGTGACGTCCCTCTCGATCTTGCGCTGTCTGTCGGTCAGGTCGCCCTCCGCTGACATGGCATTGCCTCGCTTCACCGTGTTTATAATGGACACGTATGAGAACAGCATGATCAGCACAGGGACGAAGAAGCAGAAGATGAGGATGGAGACGATGTAGGACTTGTGGATGGTGGAATAATTGGCTTTGACCCAGTCGATCTCACAGGTGCCGTATCCTCGATCTGTCAAACAGCGAGAAACAAACACTTTTCTagatgcatatatatatatgtgtgtatctTCACATGATGTTGTTATGACCTGTGTAGCTTCCCCAGCCCAGGATGGGAGCGCCGGACCAGAACAAGGATCCGAGCCAGATGAAAATGATGCACATCATCACTGTGGTGTTGGTGATACAGTGAGCTGCGCACAAACAACAGCGCTTCAGATAAGAACAGAGAATCAATCACATCAAGTTACAGCTGTAATGGAAATGTTCCTGCCTTTCCTCGGATGGCATCCCTTGATGTATCTGGTGATGCTGATGATGGTGAGCGTGTTGATGCTGCCGAGACCAAAAACCAGCGTGAAGAACCCGTCCACCTGAGAGAGAACAGCAGAAGCATGGAGAAATGAGTTCTGAAAACTAGTTCATCTTCTTAGACTGCTTTTCGAGTCTGAATATCCATTTTGCGTGTTGGTTTCAAACAACTAGATTTGCAATAACATATTTTTGCAATGTCTCTAAcaattaaacacaataaaactacttttttttccAAGTCTGAATATCCATTTAGTTTGGCTTCATAAAAGCATATGTGGATGACGTCTGTAAAATCATCGAAATTACCTTTTActgaattaatgacagacaccGGCAATTATGACATGAGTTAATGGCGTTTTAATGTGAGTTACACACAGAATCAGCTCTGATCACACCTCCACGTCTCAATGAGACCCTCATTCACCGGCTTTCAGTCCAGAAGCCCTTAATGGGTTTAAACTCTCGCTCGACACGGACACTGACCAACACATGTTCACAAAGATCTCACATCCATTATTATCATCTGTAAAAACACCACATGTGATTTTTTCTTTATATACTGAAGCATCAGCTCCAGATCTCAGTCATAAGTGCTTGTTTTCACACTCATGTTGGTTTCAAACATCTCAACATCCATTTAGaccaaggatgataactataatgataaagataCAGTTctaaaaaatcattctaaatgtaAAACCACACCACAACTcaatcaatatattttaaaggggacctataatgcctctttcacaagatgtaatatcagtctctggtgtctccagaatgtgaagtttcagctcaaaatcccccacagatcatttattatagcttgtcaaatttgcccctatttgggtgtgagcaaaaacacgccgttttcgtgtgtgtccctttaaatgcaaatgagctgctgctccagaagagggcggggctttaacagctcaacaacaacaaagctggagaatctcacgcagccaaaatgaggaaagtgttcagccttacattgttcaaaccggagtcgacactgatggagagactcaggaagaagttacaacttttagacgtttctgaatggttagtggataaattgatgtagttgctgtggagttgattcaactcatcca comes from Chanodichthys erythropterus isolate Z2021 chromosome 6, ASM2448905v1, whole genome shotgun sequence and encodes:
- the opn6a gene encoding opsin 6, group member a, which translates into the protein MSVQNPLQVVNIPWRNNNFSLMSRDPPLSDQGETIIGVYLLVLGWLSWFGNSIVIFILFKQRSSLQPTDYLTLNLAISDASISVFGYSRGILEIFNVFKDNGYLITSVWTCQVDGFFTLVFGLGSINTLTIISITRYIKGCHPRKAHCITNTTVMMCIIFIWLGSLFWSGAPILGWGSYTDRGYGTCEIDWVKANYSTIHKSYIVSILIFCFFVPVLIMLFSYVSIINTVKRGNAMSAEGDLTDRQRKIERDVTIVSIVICTAFILAWSPYAVVSMWSAWGFHVPSLTSIFTRLFAKSASFYNPLIYFGLSSKFRKDVSVLLPCGGDGKDTVKLKRFKKIKGKADGASPGAPRQRFRPCGEENRDLQKIEKKYHPGREPANPAPSPDSGVGSRPETPPPANKQVFAIDVPEPSDTPESECVRL